From Methanobacterium congolense, one genomic window encodes:
- a CDS encoding glycosyltransferase family 2 protein yields the protein MDLSIIIVNYRTYDLTKQTIKSVLDKDHPFIYEIVLVDNASDDGSLEKLKKDFSREEKDGRIRFIINTENKGFAHANNQALKETDSKYVLLLNSDTVIVDDCLERCMEYMEKDKKIGALGCKVLLPDGKLDKACRRSFPTVGVSFYRMTGLSKLFPKSERFGRYNLTYLDENETYDVECIVGAFMMVRSNTIEEVGLLDETFFMYGEDIDWCYRIKAANWKVVYYSDAQIIHYKGGSLNKKEKPKMIYEFYRAMYIFYNKHYRDSYSKTVTVITYLGIWGMYCLKRFINFFR from the coding sequence ATGGATTTATCCATAATAATTGTAAACTACAGAACCTATGATTTAACCAAACAGACCATAAAATCTGTTTTAGACAAAGATCATCCCTTCATTTATGAAATAGTTCTTGTAGACAATGCATCTGATGACGGCAGCCTTGAAAAGTTGAAGAAAGATTTTTCACGTGAAGAGAAGGACGGCCGGATTAGGTTCATAATAAACACAGAAAACAAAGGTTTTGCCCATGCAAACAACCAGGCACTTAAAGAAACTGATTCAAAATATGTTCTGCTTCTAAACTCCGACACAGTGATTGTTGATGACTGCCTTGAAAGATGCATGGAATACATGGAAAAAGACAAAAAAATAGGTGCCCTTGGATGCAAGGTTCTTCTACCAGACGGAAAACTGGATAAAGCCTGCAGGAGAAGTTTTCCAACGGTCGGTGTTTCATTCTACAGGATGACTGGCCTTTCAAAGCTCTTCCCAAAGAGTGAACGCTTCGGGCGCTACAACCTCACCTACCTGGACGAAAATGAGACCTATGATGTTGAATGTATCGTTGGGGCTTTCATGATGGTCAGATCCAACACGATAGAAGAGGTGGGTCTTCTGGATGAGACCTTCTTCATGTACGGGGAGGACATAGACTGGTGCTACCGTATAAAAGCAGCAAATTGGAAGGTAGTGTACTACAGTGACGCTCAGATAATCCATTATAAAGGTGGGAGCCTCAACAAAAAAGAAAAACCAAAGATGATATACGAATTTTACAGGGCAATGTACATTTTTTACAACAAACATTATAGGGACAGTTATTCAAAAACGGTAACAGTAATTACTTATCTGGGAATATGGGGCATGTACTGTTTGAAGAGGTTCATAAATTTCTTCAGATAG
- a CDS encoding undecaprenyl-phosphate glucose phosphotransferase — protein sequence MIRENQRFFNSILIIADMALITLSLILAWYLRFETDILGHGYGVWSFKQYMISLLLILPLYIFLYYSFGLYDPQRTKNFDSEALQIIKGNVLGFLLILTSLYLINILNYSRYLIIIFAILSCGFCIGERYVLRSSLKYIRYKGFNIKYILVVGAGELGEKFAVKIKESKYIGYEIIGFLDDEFEKGHEVQDSTVIGNLDDIEKVIKNNVVDRVIITLSARHRRTIESIVDTLERYGVKAEIIPDYFIYCPAKPYFDMIDDIPVINIRYVPLEKYSNRIVKRIFDIFVALSGILVTSPILIITAILIKLSSPGPVIFKQERVGHNKKHFDMYKFRSMRVQDEREEKYQWSTEEDPRKTRIGSFIRKTNIDELPQFFNILKGDMSLIGPRPERPYFVEKFRDEIPKYMVKHYVRPGMTGWAQVNGWRGDTSIAERIKHDIYYVENWSFLFDVKIFFMTFLNWFDNAY from the coding sequence ATGATCAGAGAGAATCAAAGATTTTTCAACTCCATATTGATAATTGCAGACATGGCTTTAATAACCCTTTCATTGATTTTAGCATGGTATCTACGTTTTGAAACAGATATACTGGGTCATGGTTATGGTGTATGGTCCTTCAAACAGTACATGATCTCACTTTTACTCATATTGCCCCTTTACATTTTCCTTTATTATTCATTTGGTTTGTACGATCCCCAAAGAACTAAAAACTTTGATTCTGAAGCGTTACAAATCATCAAAGGAAATGTTCTTGGATTTCTGCTTATCCTCACATCCCTCTACTTGATTAATATACTTAATTATTCAAGGTACCTCATCATCATCTTCGCTATTTTAAGCTGTGGATTTTGCATTGGGGAAAGATATGTTCTTAGATCTTCCTTAAAGTATATAAGATATAAAGGATTTAACATCAAGTATATTCTGGTTGTAGGTGCTGGAGAACTTGGCGAGAAATTTGCAGTTAAAATTAAGGAAAGTAAATACATAGGGTACGAAATAATTGGATTTCTGGATGATGAATTTGAAAAGGGCCATGAAGTTCAGGATTCAACCGTCATAGGAAACCTGGATGATATTGAAAAGGTAATTAAAAACAACGTAGTTGATAGGGTTATAATTACATTATCTGCAAGGCATCGCAGGACCATAGAGAGTATCGTGGACACACTTGAGAGGTACGGTGTGAAAGCTGAAATAATTCCAGATTATTTCATTTACTGCCCTGCAAAGCCTTACTTTGATATGATAGATGATATTCCGGTTATAAACATAAGATATGTACCCCTTGAGAAGTATTCCAACAGGATAGTTAAAAGGATATTTGATATCTTCGTTGCCCTTTCAGGGATCCTCGTAACATCACCAATACTGATCATAACGGCCATTTTAATAAAATTAAGCTCTCCAGGACCTGTGATCTTCAAACAGGAAAGAGTTGGCCATAACAAGAAACATTTCGACATGTACAAGTTCAGGAGCATGCGGGTTCAGGATGAAAGGGAGGAGAAGTACCAGTGGAGCACAGAAGAAGATCCACGTAAGACACGGATAGGTTCATTCATCAGGAAAACCAATATCGATGAACTGCCCCAGTTCTTCAACATATTGAAGGGGGATATGAGTTTAATTGGCCCCAGACCAGAACGTCCATACTTCGTGGAAAAGTTCAGGGATGAAATTCCCAAGTACATGGTCAAGCACTACGTAAGACCTGGAATGACCGGCTGGGCCCAGGTTAATGGTTGGAGAGGCGATACGTCCATTGCAGAAAGGATAAAACATGATATTTACTACGTTGAAAACTGGAGCTTCCTCTTCGATGTGAAAATATTCTTCATGACCTTTTTAAACTGGTTCGATAATGCTTACTGA
- the lon gene encoding endopeptidase La codes for MREMNFNEELAVVVLPDVPLLPDTNVNLKVGKEAGSEIYNRVKDDDSYGIALALKKMNPVGFYEESDFYRLGTIIHIQDVEEVKDFYQIKAQILERVEVKEFIPDGDNYRATYTFMPDITDLKEEDQDEMLMNIQNLVGEISENFKGSDAYLKQIHQLNDLKQVMAYVFPYMRLSIPEKQELLETRSLRERSLKFLDALIDQKESIKFQMEMGARLNEEMNKKHRETMLKEQLKAIQDELSDSEGAYGKNYRTLIEEAQMPDEVREVALEEVNKLERGGSNNSEENIIRNYLDLLTSLPWGPGEIRDIDIEAARKLLDEQHYGLDKVKDRIIQHLTVMKLKHNKQGSILLLVGPPGTGKTSLGKSIAEALGREYVRISLGGVRDESEIRGHRRTYLGALPGRIINGMKRAGTRNPVFILDEVDKLMASVNGDPESALLEVLDPEQNDTFSDHYLDVPYDLSDVFFIATANSLRDISAPLRDRMEIIEIGSYTSHEKFRIGKDHLIAEVLEDNGLDETQLQIEDEALKAIIENYTREAGVRGLKKQLAKVARVASEKIVLGKVELPYIVKADMLYDLLGHELIQVNQAGKNNPPGVVTGLAWTPVGGDILFIEGAFMPGTGKLMLTGQLGDVMKESAKISQSLIRSRMAFSLKNMEFEKKDLHIHVPSGAIPKDGPSAGVALLTTIASLVTGRAVDSELAMTGEISLRGAVLPVGGIKEKVLAAHRAGIKRVILPKENAKDLDEVPDDVKAELEFVTVETVEDVIKETIGIELPKPVIMDLGADSLAGGAGA; via the coding sequence ATGAGAGAAATGAACTTCAACGAAGAATTAGCTGTAGTGGTCCTACCAGATGTTCCACTACTACCCGACACCAACGTAAACCTCAAAGTTGGTAAAGAAGCAGGAAGCGAGATCTACAACCGCGTTAAAGACGATGATTCTTACGGTATAGCTCTGGCTCTTAAAAAAATGAATCCTGTAGGATTCTACGAAGAATCTGATTTTTACAGGTTAGGAACCATAATCCACATTCAAGACGTCGAGGAGGTGAAGGACTTCTACCAGATCAAGGCACAGATCCTGGAAAGGGTGGAAGTTAAGGAATTCATCCCCGACGGTGACAATTACAGGGCAACTTACACATTCATGCCCGACATCACAGATCTGAAGGAGGAAGACCAGGACGAGATGTTGATGAACATCCAGAACCTTGTAGGGGAAATAAGTGAGAACTTCAAGGGATCCGATGCTTACCTCAAACAGATCCATCAATTAAACGACCTCAAACAGGTCATGGCCTACGTGTTCCCATACATGAGGCTTTCAATCCCAGAAAAACAGGAACTACTTGAAACACGCTCCCTCAGAGAGAGGAGTCTGAAGTTCCTTGATGCACTCATCGACCAGAAGGAATCCATAAAGTTCCAGATGGAGATGGGGGCCAGACTCAACGAGGAGATGAACAAAAAACACAGGGAAACAATGCTCAAAGAGCAGCTCAAGGCCATACAGGATGAACTGAGTGACTCTGAAGGCGCCTACGGAAAGAACTACAGAACACTCATTGAAGAAGCACAGATGCCTGATGAGGTACGGGAGGTTGCACTTGAGGAGGTCAACAAACTCGAGAGGGGTGGCTCCAACAACTCAGAGGAGAACATCATCAGAAACTACCTGGATCTTCTGACCAGCCTACCATGGGGACCCGGTGAAATCAGGGACATCGACATCGAAGCTGCAAGGAAATTACTGGATGAACAGCACTACGGCCTGGACAAGGTGAAAGACCGCATAATCCAGCACCTCACAGTCATGAAACTGAAGCACAACAAACAGGGATCCATACTACTCCTTGTTGGACCACCAGGAACAGGTAAAACCAGCCTTGGAAAAAGTATAGCAGAAGCACTTGGTCGTGAATACGTCAGGATCAGCCTGGGCGGTGTCAGGGACGAGTCTGAGATAAGGGGCCACAGAAGAACCTACCTCGGAGCCCTGCCCGGTAGAATCATAAATGGAATGAAACGTGCAGGAACCAGAAACCCTGTTTTCATACTGGATGAGGTGGACAAACTCATGGCATCTGTTAACGGAGACCCAGAAAGTGCACTCCTTGAGGTTCTGGACCCTGAGCAGAATGACACCTTCTCAGACCACTACCTGGACGTGCCCTACGACCTTTCAGACGTGTTCTTCATAGCCACAGCAAACTCACTAAGGGACATATCAGCACCACTACGTGACCGTATGGAGATCATAGAGATAGGCAGCTACACAAGCCACGAAAAATTCAGAATAGGAAAGGATCACCTCATAGCAGAGGTGCTTGAAGACAATGGACTTGATGAAACCCAGCTCCAGATCGAAGACGAGGCCCTTAAAGCCATCATAGAAAACTACACAAGGGAGGCAGGTGTCAGGGGGCTTAAAAAACAGCTTGCAAAGGTTGCAAGGGTAGCATCAGAGAAGATAGTCCTGGGCAAGGTTGAACTACCATACATTGTTAAAGCGGACATGCTCTACGACCTGCTTGGCCACGAGCTCATCCAGGTGAACCAGGCTGGTAAGAACAACCCTCCAGGTGTTGTGACAGGCCTTGCATGGACACCGGTTGGTGGGGACATACTCTTCATAGAGGGTGCCTTCATGCCTGGAACAGGCAAGCTCATGCTCACAGGTCAGCTTGGTGATGTTATGAAGGAATCTGCAAAGATATCCCAGAGCCTCATCCGTTCAAGGATGGCCTTCAGCCTCAAGAACATGGAGTTCGAGAAGAAGGACCTGCACATACACGTGCCATCAGGTGCAATTCCAAAGGACGGACCATCAGCTGGTGTGGCACTTTTAACCACAATTGCCTCACTTGTAACAGGTCGTGCAGTTGACTCAGAACTTGCAATGACAGGTGAAATATCCCTTAGGGGTGCGGTGCTTCCTGTTGGTGGTATCAAGGAGAAGGTTCTTGCAGCACACCGTGCAGGAATCAAACGTGTCATACTGCCGAAGGAAAATGCAAAGGATCTTGATGAGGTTCCAGATGATGTCAAAGCAGAGCTGGAGTTTGTCACCGTTGAGACTGTTGAGGATGTTATCAAGGAAACCATAGGCATTGAACTTCCAAAACCAGTGATCATGGACCTTGGTGCGGACTCACTTGCAGGTGGAGCAGGGGCTTAA
- a CDS encoding ArsR/SmtB family transcription factor, with product MLESDLGHDPEVQEELEELFKALANVNRLILISWLASGEIERVSVTEMANIMGLTQPAASQHLKVLKTVKILHAEKEGNYIYYTFNKRALLKHKKNIDFLFSCALAKCDQLK from the coding sequence ATGCTGGAGTCAGATCTTGGGCACGACCCTGAGGTACAGGAAGAACTGGAAGAGCTTTTCAAGGCACTTGCCAATGTTAACAGGCTCATCTTAATCAGTTGGCTTGCTTCAGGTGAAATTGAAAGAGTCAGTGTAACTGAGATGGCAAATATAATGGGTTTAACACAACCTGCCGCCTCACAGCACCTTAAAGTACTCAAAACAGTCAAGATCCTCCATGCAGAGAAGGAAGGTAACTACATCTACTACACCTTCAACAAACGTGCCCTGTTAAAACACAAGAAAAATATTGATTTTTTGTTTAGTTGTGCGTTAGCAAAGTGCGATCAATTAAAATAA
- a CDS encoding MBL fold metallo-hydrolase: MKIVPFSLKEGSKKEWKDVFNNPRPVKVESFKTGTVTLNMRGTINPKHPNAGNVEDEDVDVPIMAHLVHHDDLGDYLLDAGLDASYCNDPRGNVKGILSWIFTDEYQQEKDENIAYHLNKRGTKLKGVFLSHLHSDHMAGIRELPHDIHYVIGKGEKCLESKPFHYGGYFKGLEALHEIDFSTVELMPPLGPAADVLGDGSLWAIYTPGHTPGHMSFLVNGLDGPVLYTIDACFIRKNLECGVASSGYTWNVEMAQKSLENILEFLKEYPEVRVVCGHEDPE, from the coding sequence ATGAAAATAGTACCATTTTCATTGAAGGAAGGTTCAAAAAAAGAATGGAAGGATGTTTTCAACAATCCAAGACCGGTCAAAGTGGAAAGTTTTAAAACAGGAACTGTAACTCTGAATATGAGGGGGACAATCAATCCCAAACATCCGAATGCAGGCAACGTTGAGGATGAAGATGTGGATGTTCCAATAATGGCCCACCTGGTTCACCACGATGATCTTGGGGATTACCTCCTTGATGCAGGGCTTGATGCCTCTTACTGTAACGATCCAAGGGGTAACGTTAAGGGTATCCTTTCCTGGATATTCACAGACGAGTACCAGCAGGAGAAGGATGAAAACATAGCATACCACCTGAATAAAAGGGGAACAAAACTTAAAGGGGTATTTTTAAGCCACCTGCACTCTGACCACATGGCTGGGATACGGGAGTTACCCCATGATATCCATTACGTCATTGGAAAGGGTGAAAAATGCCTGGAATCCAAACCCTTCCACTACGGAGGCTACTTCAAGGGCCTGGAAGCTCTTCATGAAATAGACTTTTCTACTGTAGAACTCATGCCGCCACTGGGACCAGCTGCAGATGTTCTGGGGGACGGATCCCTTTGGGCCATCTACACTCCAGGGCACACCCCAGGGCACATGTCATTTCTTGTCAACGGATTAGATGGGCCCGTGCTCTACACAATAGATGCCTGCTTCATCAGGAAGAACCTCGAATGTGGTGTTGCATCCTCAGGTTACACATGGAACGTTGAAATGGCCCAAAAAAGTCTGGAAAATATTCTGGAGTTTTTGAAGGAGTACCCTGAAGTCAGGGTTGTCTGTGGGCATGAGGATCCAGAGTAA
- a CDS encoding sodium:solute symporter family protein yields the protein MDVLLFSVVVFIYLLMVGYVGYIAWKRTDSSEDYMVAGRDTHPYIMALSYGATFISTAAIVGFGGVAGQFGMGILWLVFLNILVGVFIAFIVFGKPTRRMGQKMGALTFPEFLARRFDSKFIQYFSGLIIFGAMPLYASVVLIGAARFMQTTLSMNFNIALIILAAIIAAYVIFGGIKGVMYTDALQGTIMFAGMLVLLGFIYWTLGGVTAAHQALTNMAYLMPQSVVAMGATGWTSSPVLGSAWWWTLVSSIILGVGIGALAQPQLAVRFMTVKSSKELNRAVLMGGLFIFVMTFTAYVVGSLSNVYFFQHLGKIAVDVAGGNVDSIIPIFINMAMPEWFAYIFMLTLLAAAMSTISAQFHVQGTAIGRDVYETLKGNKGQRSVFITRVGILVAVVIAVVVAYLLPGSVVAQGTSIFFGLCASAFLPMFVCALFWKRATKSGAIAGLMTGTFVSLFWLVFMHKKEAAGLGICKWLTGSSVLVTTMPWPVVDPIVVALPLAFIVTIIVSLLTKPPAEEVLERCFGETSSK from the coding sequence ATGGACGTATTGTTATTCAGTGTTGTTGTTTTTATATACCTCCTCATGGTGGGTTACGTTGGATACATCGCATGGAAGCGAACCGACAGCTCAGAGGATTACATGGTTGCAGGCCGTGACACCCATCCATACATCATGGCTTTAAGTTACGGTGCCACATTCATAAGTACGGCGGCAATTGTAGGTTTTGGAGGTGTTGCAGGCCAGTTTGGAATGGGAATTCTGTGGCTGGTATTCCTGAACATTCTGGTGGGTGTATTTATAGCATTCATAGTGTTTGGAAAACCTACACGAAGGATGGGACAGAAGATGGGAGCGTTGACCTTCCCAGAATTCTTGGCCCGAAGATTCGACAGTAAATTTATCCAGTACTTCAGCGGACTGATTATATTTGGTGCAATGCCACTATATGCATCGGTTGTTCTTATAGGGGCTGCAAGGTTCATGCAGACAACTCTGTCAATGAACTTCAATATTGCACTCATTATACTGGCAGCCATCATTGCAGCCTACGTTATTTTTGGTGGTATAAAGGGTGTTATGTATACAGACGCTCTCCAGGGAACCATAATGTTTGCAGGAATGTTAGTTTTACTGGGATTCATTTACTGGACACTTGGAGGGGTTACAGCAGCTCACCAGGCCCTAACCAATATGGCCTACCTCATGCCCCAGAGTGTGGTGGCCATGGGTGCAACAGGATGGACTTCCTCCCCGGTTCTTGGAAGTGCATGGTGGTGGACCCTTGTATCCAGTATAATTCTGGGTGTGGGAATAGGTGCCCTTGCCCAACCCCAACTTGCAGTCAGGTTCATGACAGTCAAGTCCAGCAAGGAGCTTAACAGGGCAGTGCTCATGGGAGGATTGTTCATATTCGTCATGACCTTCACGGCATACGTTGTGGGTTCCCTTTCAAATGTCTACTTCTTTCAGCACCTTGGAAAGATTGCGGTTGATGTTGCAGGTGGGAACGTAGACTCAATAATACCCATATTCATAAACATGGCCATGCCCGAGTGGTTCGCGTACATATTCATGCTAACGCTCCTTGCAGCAGCCATGTCCACCATAAGCGCTCAGTTCCATGTTCAGGGAACAGCCATAGGTAGAGATGTCTACGAAACATTAAAGGGCAACAAAGGCCAGAGATCCGTTTTCATAACCCGTGTAGGAATTCTGGTTGCAGTTGTCATTGCAGTTGTAGTGGCTTACCTCCTTCCAGGAAGCGTGGTTGCCCAGGGAACATCCATATTCTTTGGACTCTGTGCCTCAGCATTCCTACCAATGTTCGTATGTGCACTCTTCTGGAAACGTGCAACCAAATCCGGGGCAATTGCAGGACTCATGACAGGAACCTTTGTGAGCCTGTTCTGGCTGGTCTTTATGCACAAGAAAGAAGCTGCAGGTCTTGGAATATGTAAATGGCTCACAGGAAGCAGTGTACTTGTGACAACCATGCCTTGGCCGGTTGTTGACCCAATAGTTGTTGCGCTGCCGCTGGCATTTATCGTAACAATCATTGTGAGCTTACTGACCAAACCTCCTGCAGAAGAGGTTCTTGAGAGATGTTTTGGGGAAACGAGTTCAAAATAA
- a CDS encoding phenylacetate--CoA ligase family protein — MIWNEEKECMSQVDREKLQLERLQVIVKRAYENVPYYKKRLDEAGVKPEDIQTLKDIEKIPFTTKTDLREAYPFGMFAVPRREIVELHTSSGTTGKPTVSGYTKGDLEIWSECMARGLTMVGITEDDVIQNTHGYGLFTGGFGVHYGAQKIGATVIPISTGQTKRQMEIMQDFGTTVLIVTPSYGLYLAEEFADENIDMDDLDLKVIGFGAEGWTQEMREKLESKFHVPAYNIYGLTEIMGPGVGLECEAQDGLHIFEDHFYPEIIDPQTHETLPDGEKGELVLTTLTREGMPLLRFRTKDITRLKRGKCECGRTLVRIERITGRSDDMMKIRGVSIFPSQIEKALLKIDGLEPHYQIIVTRPGHLDELEIQVEASPELFSDEVKELVGITKKIEELVHSEIGLRVNVTLVEPRTLPRSKGKAVRVIDKREVDI; from the coding sequence ATGATCTGGAACGAAGAAAAGGAATGCATGTCCCAGGTGGACAGAGAAAAATTACAGCTTGAAAGATTACAGGTTATCGTTAAAAGGGCCTACGAAAATGTGCCATACTACAAAAAACGGTTAGATGAGGCAGGTGTTAAACCCGAAGACATCCAAACATTGAAGGACATAGAGAAGATTCCCTTTACAACCAAAACAGACCTTAGGGAAGCCTATCCCTTCGGCATGTTTGCAGTTCCCCGCAGGGAAATAGTTGAGCTCCACACATCCTCAGGGACAACAGGAAAACCCACAGTATCCGGTTACACCAAGGGCGACCTTGAGATATGGAGTGAATGCATGGCAAGGGGCCTTACCATGGTTGGAATTACAGAGGATGATGTTATCCAGAACACACATGGTTACGGTCTTTTCACAGGAGGGTTCGGTGTTCACTACGGTGCCCAGAAGATCGGGGCAACTGTGATACCAATCTCAACTGGCCAGACAAAAAGGCAGATGGAGATCATGCAGGACTTCGGCACAACCGTACTCATAGTAACACCCTCCTACGGATTGTACCTTGCAGAGGAATTTGCAGATGAAAACATTGACATGGACGACCTTGATCTTAAGGTCATTGGATTTGGAGCTGAAGGATGGACCCAGGAAATGCGTGAAAAGTTAGAATCCAAGTTCCATGTTCCTGCATACAACATCTACGGCCTAACAGAAATAATGGGCCCTGGCGTTGGCCTTGAATGTGAAGCCCAGGATGGTTTGCACATCTTTGAGGACCACTTCTACCCAGAGATCATAGATCCCCAGACCCACGAAACCCTGCCTGACGGTGAGAAGGGGGAACTGGTGCTGACCACCCTGACCCGTGAGGGAATGCCCCTTCTGCGCTTCCGTACGAAGGACATAACGCGACTTAAAAGGGGTAAATGTGAGTGTGGAAGAACCCTTGTGAGGATTGAAAGGATTACAGGACGTTCAGATGATATGATGAAGATCAGGGGCGTTTCCATATTCCCATCCCAGATCGAGAAAGCCCTCCTTAAGATCGATGGGCTGGAACCCCACTACCAGATCATAGTCACCAGACCAGGACACCTGGATGAACTGGAGATACAGGTTGAAGCCTCACCAGAACTCTTCTCAGATGAGGTGAAGGAACTCGTTGGAATTACCAAAAAAATAGAGGAACTAGTACACAGTGAAATAGGCCTCCGGGTTAACGTAACCCTTGTGGAGCCAAGAACCCTTCCCCGAAGTAAGGGAAAAGCTGTCAGGGTTATTGACAAGCGCGAAGTTGATATTTAA
- a CDS encoding acetolactate synthase, with amino-acid sequence MKLKQLSIFLENKKGRMWNALDVLEKAGVNLRALSIADTSEFGILRLIVPEPDRAREVLEENGFLVKIGEVIAVGIVDQPGGLNRILGILDKSSINLDYLYAFVEQKKNRAIVILHPEDMDAGIEVLKAGGADVLTAEEVYSL; translated from the coding sequence ATGAAGTTAAAACAGTTGTCCATATTTCTTGAGAACAAAAAAGGTAGAATGTGGAATGCACTGGACGTGCTTGAAAAAGCAGGTGTTAATTTAAGGGCGCTTTCAATTGCAGACACATCAGAATTTGGAATTTTAAGGTTGATAGTGCCTGAACCAGATAGGGCACGTGAAGTCCTTGAGGAGAATGGTTTTCTTGTAAAGATAGGTGAAGTAATAGCCGTTGGAATAGTTGACCAGCCTGGAGGCCTCAACAGGATACTTGGAATACTGGACAAATCCAGCATAAACCTTGACTACCTCTACGCCTTCGTTGAACAAAAGAAAAACAGAGCAATAGTTATCCTGCACCCTGAAGATATGGACGCTGGAATTGAAGTTCTTAAAGCTGGTGGTGCAGATGTTCTGACAGCTGAAGAGGTTTACAGCCTCTGA
- a CDS encoding response regulator has translation MVLVVEDESILALGVKSKLEKMGHKTVEIVDSGEKAIAAAKKHQPDIILMDIVLKGDMDGIEAAKVIKAQLDIPVIYVTAYADEDIIKTDEDIIKRAKITEPYGYLIKPFRSEELNANMQMALYKHQKCEQNSEKMKKKI, from the coding sequence TTGGTTCTTGTTGTTGAGGATGAAAGCATTCTTGCGTTAGGTGTTAAAAGTAAACTTGAAAAAATGGGCCATAAAACTGTAGAAATAGTCGACTCCGGTGAAAAGGCAATAGCTGCGGCAAAAAAACATCAACCAGACATAATACTTATGGATATAGTTTTAAAGGGAGATATGGATGGAATTGAAGCTGCTAAAGTTATAAAAGCCCAACTGGATATTCCAGTCATATACGTTACAGCCTACGCAGATGAAGATATAATTAAGACAGATGAAGATATAATTAAGAGAGCTAAAATAACAGAACCCTACGGTTATTTAATCAAACCCTTCCGGTCTGAAGAATTGAACGCCAACATGCAGATGGCCCTGTACAAACATCAAAAATGTGAACAAAACTCTGAAAAAATGAAGAAAAAGATATAG
- a CDS encoding transposase: MKHHLNYSKEDPNYILLEKIFKIIGSKKSQTIIASKGVKNINMMILSIKIIFTAIFFNITVEFVVSELKRDKKLRKFFKTNEVPSAVQVSEFLARFKPDTYIKMVNSILMQTKPLKRRGKRTFIVDATPVDLDYNIQRKHRSKEYLEKQDLKWSYSSSYGFYIGFKATVVIEHTSAMPVAILIHSGAPHDSKIFNEIMENLKRRRIIRKGDTILFDRGYYSYKNYQIGISKYKIVPLIFPKENFKIQKLDDKLTYPLQVFKDKKTEKKSKKLYNTLKNVLIYKIENWKRYKPVRGKIEDFFKLCKSGLSLKKLHKYTPESAERTTILTVFLAGLITTTGYNTKTALQKLSET, translated from the coding sequence ATGAAGCATCACTTAAATTACAGTAAAGAAGACCCAAATTATATCTTGTTGGAAAAAATATTTAAAATTATCGGTTCTAAAAAATCCCAGACAATAATAGCCTCTAAAGGTGTTAAAAACATTAATATGATGATTTTATCAATTAAAATCATTTTCACTGCTATTTTCTTCAATATAACTGTTGAGTTTGTTGTTTCTGAACTAAAAAGGGATAAAAAGTTGCGAAAATTCTTCAAAACCAATGAAGTTCCAAGTGCTGTTCAAGTTTCAGAATTTTTGGCACGATTTAAACCCGATACGTACATCAAAATGGTAAATAGCATATTAATGCAAACTAAACCTCTCAAAAGGCGTGGAAAACGGACATTTATTGTTGATGCCACACCCGTGGACTTAGATTACAACATACAACGTAAACATCGTTCAAAAGAATACTTAGAAAAACAGGACCTAAAATGGAGTTATTCATCCTCCTATGGATTTTATATTGGATTTAAAGCCACAGTAGTTATAGAACACACATCTGCAATGCCCGTTGCTATTTTAATCCATTCTGGAGCGCCACACGATTCCAAGATATTCAATGAGATAATGGAAAACCTGAAAAGAAGACGAATAATCCGAAAAGGAGACACAATACTATTTGACAGAGGATATTACAGTTATAAAAACTATCAAATCGGAATTTCTAAGTATAAAATTGTTCCTTTAATTTTTCCCAAAGAAAACTTCAAAATACAAAAATTAGATGATAAATTAACCTATCCATTACAAGTATTTAAGGATAAAAAGACCGAAAAAAAGTCTAAAAAATTATACAATACCTTAAAAAATGTATTAATCTATAAAATAGAAAATTGGAAACGATACAAACCTGTACGTGGAAAAATCGAAGACTTTTTCAAATTATGCAAATCAGGACTAAGCTTGAAAAAATTACACAAATATACACCTGAATCAGCCGAAAGAACAACCATACTAACTGTATTTTTAGCAGGGCTCATCACAACAACAGGTTACAACACAAAAACAGCCCTACAAAAGCTCTCCGAAACCTAA